The stretch of DNA GGGTGTCCCAATTGTCTTCCGATTCTGCATATTCATGTGATTAGCAAGTCAAACGGGGATCTTAGTTCTTAATgctttgtttaaatattaattcTAGTGTTGCAACTGTGACATATTTAGGTCTGTTAAATGTCtggtaaaattgaactttgacCTTTCTTGCTGTAGCTGTTGTCACTGATAGGATTCGGGAAGCTCACCAAAATCCATCTGCTCCAATAATGATGTTATTCCCAGGTTATTaccttaattttatgttttctttttaggCAGGAGGGTGGAGGTTAAAAATGATCCTCTGTTGATTTTGTTAGTTATAAATGTCACTTTTGCTTGAAACTTAATTTCATGATGCGTCttgtatattgtttttattgacAATAGTGACAATAATTTCTCCGGTCACAGACATACATAATCAATTGAATGTGGCATCCCTGCTCTAACCCTGTTAATGTAGGTGgaagtttatattaatttattgttcAAAGTTTTGGCCATGTTTTCAACATTTAACTTCTTTCTTTGTTGAACCTAAAGACCATTgatctctcattttttgtattaAGATATAGCTCTTTATATCTACACCTTACATTTCTTTAGTGGtatacttttattaattctAATATTTAGTCAGTTTCGTATTTTATATTCTAGCCAATATTAAACTTTTCACTCACTGTATAATTCCTTGTATATCATAAGTTGGCGTTTATCAATAACTATTACAATTGACCAGGACAATCTTAATTGTTCATGCATGTCTTTGTATGTACTtataatcatttaattaattGTATTGTATATTCTGCAGAAGGTACAACCTCAAATGGGGAATTTCTCCTTCCGTTCAAGAGTGGCGCTTTTTTAGCGAAAGCACCAGTACTTCCTGTAATTTTAACTTATCGTTACCAGAGATTTAGCCCTGCCTGGGAATCCATATCTGGCGTAAGCATTTGAATATTATTAGACTTTCCTGTTTTCactaaattatttgtttaaattgttTTCTACTTATGTAATATAAACTTAAAGATGTGGTGCTAACCGACTAGGAGAAACAAAATGTTCTTGTCTGCAatcaatttttctattaaaacaaAAGTTGTCTTCACATTCCTAATATTGAGCTAATAATGTCTTTCATTGAATCTAGcctgttatttatttttgaatgattccCCTATCTCTATCTTGCATTCTTAAAAGTTTGATATACATATGTTCTTGGCAGGTACGTCATATGATTTTTATTCTCTGTCAGTTTGTAAATTATATGGAGGTGATTCAGTTACCTACTTACTATCCCTCGCAGCAGGAGCAGGATGATCCCAAACTATATGCTAATAATGTTAGAAAGTTGATGGCCAGCGAGGTATCTAACTCAACAATTTAAATGCATAATATGAAAAACTGCATCCTAACAGGATTTTATTCTATTCTATAGATGGAGTCGATGTTTATGTAACTGAGAATCCAAATTCGTTTGAGAgagatataaatttaaatttctttgagaTTAACTCCTTACAACAGAGGAGACCTTTGTCATTCACGGAAACAGAATCAACATGATaacataaatgaaaagaaaagatggATATGGTAGACACTGCATGGTCTTTGACGGGTCTTATATCCTTCATGCCCAAAGGACCCAATTCCTTTCTCGTCGACTGCCCGATTCCCCATAGCCCTCTCTGCTCATAATCATTTTCTCTAACAAAATACACACCTTCCTCACTCCTCTTTTCCCTGCTGCCGTGAGTAATCTATGAGTGAGTCATGGCGGTTGAAACAAAACCTACCAACTATATTGCCTAATACCTCACTTTCTGGCTCATACGACTCTTTCAATCACCACCCTTCACATGCAGTTGAGTCTATTTGTGTGtgcatatttaaattattaaactgaCACCAATGGAGTATTTCATGCTAATGCCGGTCAATAATtctttagaaaatgattttggttacttcatcaaaattgaaagtTTTTATCCTGTTGATCTTGCGTTCCAATTTTTAGAAACCATAGTTTGTTTGTACATGATGATTGAGTGATccgtattttttttgtttgacatTTGTTTGTGTGTGACCTCTTTATACACTGTTGGGGGTGAGTTCATTATTGAAAGTGAGTGAATAAAGCAGTGCGTGTAAACAGGGTTTGGAACACAGTGAATGAAATGTTATTATCAATTGTATTACCTGATATTTTGAGTAATTGTAGTGTAATAATGTTGTAAAGTAGGAACATTTTGGTACATCTTGTTTTGAAAAATGTATACAAGATCGAACTTTTCGGTACAGATTAAATTATAGCAGTTAGGTATAATATCTATTTATGttccttttaattttcactTCACCAGTTGATTAGAATAAAAATCTCTATTCCTTTTTGCATTCTTTATTTCCAAATCCTTTCCTGCAAATTTACTTGACCGAATATTGTGTTTTCACTATGCAGTGGTTACTTATAGATAGAAGGGGAGTAGAATGGATTTTGTACTGTTTAATCGGGAGCTGGTAGTGGATACGAGATtcatattgttttatatttttttgtttgcaGGGAAATTTGACACTTTCAGATATCGGGCTTGCTGAAAAACGAATATATCATGCAGCCCTCAACGGTAAATAGTGTTTTGCATCAACAATTGATAATTTCATGGCCGCAATCTCAAATGTTATTTAGTTCCAGTAGGTCAGTAGTCTCATTGACACTTGCCCTATGTTTGCTAGAGTGGGGAAAATTGAGGGGGAAAGGAAAAGTCTTAAATTTTAATCCATGAAAAatagaaggaaagaaaaatttgattattttttcttttcatttttagcCAGACTTAATATTAttcgtgttttttttcttcatccaaacaaaaacatgattgtaaataatgaatttgaggggtatttatattttcaatgcTAATATGTTCTTGTGTAACTTTATTGTAAATAATGAGTGCTCAGCAAcgatttataatataaattgatagTGAGTGAACTGCTTCTGAAGCGTCAATTCAAGAGTTAATGTTTATAGTGTATATTCAAGCTATGATTGTGAATACAGCGTTTGCTTTGGTAATGGGGGTAGAATGTTACTACTTTTACGAGTCTgtagtttttaataattttatgacaTCTCTTTCAAACATAAACTCTTCAGACATAAATGACGAATTGCAAAATGGATGTCAGAGACAGTAAAAAGCAGAAGAGTATTAGTGTGAATGAGGCAATCAATTTCCTATTCctgtgaaatatatataaagggCAGAACAGATtgcaaaaaaggaaaatttacACCCTGGTGCATAGAATCAGAACAATGTCCAAGTTATTTTTCTTGAGAATCATCCTGTTAGATCActtaattgtattaaaatttagtaaacaCGTGAGCGATACTCTTTTAGAAAGGCCATGCAACTTGGATCTTAATTACTTGTTTTATGTTCCTACAGGTTTGTTTTCCCAATGCTAACATGGCTTCATGGTCACTGTATTCGGTGTTATGGTTGTATTGTGTTAAGAAAGGAAAAGATAGTTTAAGCTCAGTAGAGGAATTAGGGGTGCAGAGAAGATcgtaaatatgtaaaatatttacattgatTTTTTCATACATTTAAATTTCGTTGTAAATATGTAAAATGTTGAATTTCGTTGTTCAAATGTTCCCTTTTATTCCATATATAGGGTGAGTATCTCGTTTCGAAAAAGTGCATGACGCATTGCGTTTactaaaaattgtaaaatcatGACAAATCAATctgtaaaaatataacttttttactataattaaatcACGGACACCTTATCTTTAGTCAATTCGTTCACTTACAGCagtcataaataaataaataaataaaattataagtttccGCGGCATGTTGAAAAGGGAATGAACATATATATGAATGGCAGATGTAGCACcagaattaataaaaaacagGAGAGGTTTATGGGAAAagacaagaaaagaaaatgaagttatAAGTGACGAAACAGAGATACTACTTACAGAAGACTAGCATAAACAAGATTGGTACAATCATTGATTTCCTAGTTTCTCAAGGTTTGAGTTATCGTTCTTTCAAGGAACGGTTAATGGATTTTCTCAATTCCCACGATGGCCATGACGATGACAAGCAGCCTCTTAATGGTGACTGTAGAAACAGTGAAGAAGTGGAGAGGTGCTTCTGACGCATGGAGATCGAGGACAAGCAGTTGAAGGCACTTCGAAGCCTTCTCTTTTCACTGTCTTCAGCCTCATAATTAGGATCATGCCCCACACCAGAAATCCTCAGTGCTTCAGGAAGTATGCAATTGCAAATTGAACCTGTCACAACCAATCAACAACAAACAACACAGAATCACATAACACACCAAAAGTGAAGTAGCATCTGAATGAAACAAGTAGAGCAGAAAATACCTAGCCTGGCCAATCGATTTACCCATGTTGGAATGGATTTCCCCGTCAGCTTGTAACAGATGTCTTTGCAGAAGTGGTTGCAGTTCTTAACAATTAAGTGATATGTGTCGCCATTGTAGTTTGCTGACTGGCGTTCCATGAACTCCCTCACCTGAGTACAATCCAAAGCTGTGGTTCCTATCAGTATTGACTTCCTGAATTTGAAGCCAGGGCATTGTCGAGGTTCAACCTCAAAAACACCACTTGTTGGATAGTCATGAGCTCCAAATGCATATTCTACACCGTGAACTGTAAAATGCACGCAAATCTATCAatgagatacaacaccaatgagacaaGAATCCAACTCAAgggattgacaccactcttaacccAAAATCCTAAGACTATAAGTTTATAGACTTTCATCCTTATATGGtactcaactttctcatttttactaaatgtgagacttagactcacatttgGATTTCCACCTATATATATCACTCAAAGACATATCACTAAAGTCATAATGTGCTGGGATTAAGAGACAGAGAATCAAAGCTTTAAACTGTACCTTCTACACCAGAGTGATAGATACCAAGACCAGCCCAATACACATAACCATTCATGGGAGTCAAGTCATAGACATTGAGATAAACTGGTGTTTTGCCTGGTCCATAGCCACCTGAATTCACTTTGCGAAATAAAGAAAAACGGGTTGATGATTTTCCTTTCAAATGAAGCGGCACAACGGACTTCCATCCTTTCTTAGACTTCAATTTCATCTTTCCCTATTGGGAACAACAGCATGGTACCTGAATCCACCAAACATTTACAGTGTGTTTGGAGATACATTACATTATGAAGGAAACAAATAACGTCAAACTCATAAAAGATGCTAAATTATAACTACTAGCTTCTATCTGTACATGAAAATTCACATTAAATGGCCTTAAGCACCGGCATCATCGGTTTGTGTTCACATATTTAATGAACAAGAACAAGGTCTAGCCATTCCTTCGCAGTGTGAAGACAACCAATTTCTTTGCTCATAATTTATCACCTACCTTTATTGCATAAATTAAAAAGCAGAAGTTTCCTTCTTACGAGATGGTacagaaaattcaaataaagaTACCTTCAGCTTTTCATAATGCACTGTTTTTTAGTGCATGTTGATTGCAGAACAAATTTAGCATACAATTATTCTTCACCTATCAGTCTTAGTAGTCAACCAAGCTAACCCCTCTAAAATTCAAACCATGTTGTCAAATTATAGCAAAAGGAAAAATCcaacaaacttatctaagaCATGATAATTTTGCCCCCCTTCCATGTTTTAGAAGATCTTGCGAACACTTCCCAGATGTAAAaagcgaaaaaaaaaataaatcataattttcagTGCAAATATCCTCTTGGCCACGAACATAAGATGCAGAATTAGAAGTGAGGAACTTTGCAGAATGAGCACCAAATCACAACAGCAAATACAGattgaaaactgaaaaaaaaaaaaaaaagaataataaaacttGCAAGTGTTTTCAATTCGTGAAAACTGTTGAGAGCAACCGAATCGAGCAGAGCATAAACTAATACCAACTTGCAATTTAGGCATAGGAAGGAAATGAAAGAAGAGAGTTTGGCCTCACAGCTTCAGATCTAGCACAAGCAAGACTATAAAATAACAATGGCTTcctagaaagagaaaaaaaaaaggtttttgaACTTTTGTTGGGGAAGGTacagaaaaacaaaatggtCCCAAATTGCTAATGCAGCAGAAGCAAGAACAGTGGCCTCAAAAACAAGAGCCCAATAGTATCATTACAAATTCCTCAGTGTTTATAGATAGAtagacagagagagagagaatagaaagaaaaaaaaaaaaaaaaaaacttacagtCGCAGATTGAAAGCGTGCCGCCATTACacagagagagaatgagaaTCACAAAACGATGAAGTGAAAAGTGAGATTGAGACTTGCAAAGGAGTGAGTGAGGTGTgaacaaaaattgtttataacGTTAGCAACTCCAAATCATCgtgaaaagaaatttaaaggCTTATACATTCATTGTCCTTCAGACATTTTCTTATTACttcaaattaatgtaatttCACTTATTAATTACTTTCATCAATTAGGAATCAACTCTTTCGATTTAGTTACTAGCTTAGTATATATAATTGTggtaattattcaaataaataactttatttaataaGATAAGTGTGATTTAAAGatgaattaatataatttttttaattcaattgcattaaatttttttaacatttcaaatacgatttaaaatttttgagtttttttttactattttaatataatttatcttaaattttagttttgaacattatttaataaatcaaaaaattaacattattatgataaaagaattgtatttatttattattaaaatttagagtgtaataaataaaaagaaaaaaaataattttatatataaattcaaagattaaaaatatatttaattcatatttattatatatcatagtaataaaaataacatatagaAAGAAATATGTTGTAAAAGTTTTTATAGAGAATTTACATGGGTGtcattttttactttatctAACTcaatagaaggaaaaaaaaaatgcaaatttttatttttatggtaaattaaaaataactcttttcttcttccgcgtaaagacaaaaaaaaaaaatattattattttatgaaatgttCGTGCGAACACCACGAACTACGCATGCCAGTAGTGCCACGTAGTATTTGCCAATCAGTgtctaattattaaatattatatatatatatatatatatatatatatattgaagataaaatataaagaataaaatagtaataattttttgaattttaaaaaaagtagttaaataaaaatatacatattctAAAATATGACGCTTaggaagaaataaagaaaatgttcAGTGTccatataatttttaagaatgGAAAATTTACTTATATTCTTACATATATAAAGAACAACTAGATATTAAGTTGTATAATTTCGAGACcaaataattactaatttatatcaCGGATAAATTGATGATTTACTCAATAATATTATcacaaataattacaaattgTGCTTTTATTAGAATCTATTTACCATTTGCTTTTTACAGCCTTAACAATATTAATtcgttttttgttttaatattaaacaaacTCTATAACTAATATCAAGGGATGAAAAGAAGTTATGAAATGTTAAGTATTTAGAATTACCAATATCTTTTGCAAGTActaaaaaaagagttaaatttataaaaaataaaataaaaaattaaacctttaagtgatttaatgagttaaaaaagtGATTAGGTAACATGCATTCATTCAATTACCAAAGTATTTCATAAACAATAATCACATATTGGATTCgcaatttcaaataatttaaaacaaaactttgGTCTCTATTTTGCTCATTAGATAATATTAGTTCTCATTTTAAAgtatacacatttttttgtattcttacgttaaaaaatatacaatattttgGTCTAGTTCTCAgtttaatctatatttatttttattttcaataatttaattaattaaatatgaatacCTTAAGCACATGTTATGTTTAATGTTTAATCAAAATAGAACATACAAAAAGAAAGATCAGATATTAACATTAcgattttttctaaaatatcattagatgatttattttaaaataaatacataaaaaattacatatttattaagTGAATTAGAATGAGttcaaatcatatttaaattttaagttcttcatcaatttatatatttttagttaattttttattaaattttctctgtattaaacaattttatatttttcaattaaattttgtagttaataaaacaaaacataaaacttcatattattttcataaattaaaaattaaaaagtgtaaaataacataacaaaataaaaattatatcattaaattaacaaaaaaaaaacttaaataacagaaactcaattgaaaagtataaaaagtttgtctatccaataaataaataaaaatgaataaaagtttacttaaaaatacatatctttacgaaaaatttaaaacttaattatgggttctttcttttatctgtttttacttttttttctcttcatttcatATGAACTGATAacgtattcatttttattttttttctgttaaagcactttttttatgtaattactCCATAGCTTAGATTTCCACGAGCATCAtcactctttctttcttttctcttaattatttttcttttcactatTTCAGTCTGATTCTCGTGTTGGCAGCTGTTGAAAAACcctaaaaaaaatgtattcataacattaataacattaatattgcTCTATGTGTGTTATGCACCCAATACCAAAATATTCGTCGGTTGCATTAATGATAGCCAACTAAAATTATGCCTAAATATTCAACAAAAAAACTTTATGATATAACAATAATCTTCTCTTCATTAATCATAATGCAAATGGACCACTTCATAGCACTATCACATTCATTATGGTTAGTCATGCCAAGGTAGAACAATCTTAACAATGCATGTATCTCCAacattattatttcaatctactcacttttttcattacttttaattaatattcacttattacttataattgatgtttactttttataattaaagttaccgatgaaaaataattcatattttttctattttgagtTAAATATAGAGTTAAGGATATTTTTAGTCCTTAAACTTTAATCCAAAATTATGATTCGTCTATGTCGGAAACTTCGATATATACATTTTGGtcataaacttaaaaaatgaattaatatagtcattttaactcagttacattaaccttttttttacgTGTCGAAACCCAATAAATATTGAACGAACTGGAaatatgtcaaacggtgtaaacaattctaATACTAACATGGCTTTCgacacgtaaaaaaaaaagttaacgtaattaggttaaaatgattatattcatttatttttaaagtttagtaaTCAGAATGTAGTTTTAGACAAggacaaattcaaattttttgttaaagttcagggactaaaaatatacttaacccttaaatatattattgtcttcaaattatttattaaaattatattttcttcatgTTTGAAATATGTACTAATTTCATtcctatattttataaagtaattaaaaatgcTCTTGTAAGCAAATGAATTTTAACAATCACAAAGTCTCCTATCCTTTATGCAACTCAATTTCTACTAATAGtgttgtatttaaaaaatatagttttcaaTTTGGGTTGATGTAAGTGATTAGaagtcacacatttaattaagTGGCTGTAATTTCAAAGTCTTAATTAAAGAGAGAAAAGATCTTAACATAttcaatatcttttaaattttaaagaaaaattagtcTTATATTAAATAGGAAGatactatataataataaaataaatatagtaataaacacttattttttgtgaaatgttcatagttttttatattaaaaaattgttttagcatgtcaaacataaataatgtttataaatcatctttaaatttattccttatttttttaaaatataaaattttataattttaaattcattagtAAAGTTATATTCATTATATGtaatacaatttatttcaatattttacgaaacaaatatttttttcatagataattatttacaaaacaaGATTTTGAAGTcacaaaaatatctaaaaataatattattattgatgagaaaaataaaatatgtaaagatTTACATGTGAAGACTTACCTTAGAATGGAAGGGTGCATGGAAAAGTGAAATTATATAACATTATTCGGttgataagtaaaataaaaaaaatagtaataaaattaaaatcatcatATGTAAATAGTGAACttgtttgttattataattataaaatcaataaataattgtataattttattgtgtaattttgtatttattttgtaagtagttttataattaaaaagtaattaagtttaataaaacgataaacttgaaaaaaaagtaattacacTTAAAGAATCacaaaaatatctaaagataatatttttaggGTTAAGTAAGTTTTTAGTCCATATATAGGATCGGGTGCTTATCACTAGGTAAAAGCTATAATTAATAGTTAGGGAGAACCTCTTCCTCGACAATTATTGTTAGGATCGCTTATTATTATGTCAAAAGCTATAGCTAATAGTCGGGAcgcaactctttttacttaagaatGTAACAATGTAACATTCCAAGCGTCACAATTTGATTATGACTCGGTGCACCTGGTCTCCATCACGGGACAATTGATGTCATATGTAACATTCGTCAATCTTTCAAAGGttggataaaaatttatttataaacttctGTCATTAAAAActaatgatattaatttttagataacGAGTCTAACGAACgtactaatataattaaaaggtTAGAACACATGGTTAATATGTGTCAAccacatataatttaaaaacaaaaagtgtttttttttcactttttttgttcTGAAGGATGTATTTAGCcattactatttattttaaccCAAAAGtaaataacaaaaacattatctatttattttaagctAACAcattagaaaattagaaaatgcaGATAGgttacatttaatatttattaaaaagttgatagtttttaccatattttttaaattgtgagTAATTTAgattatgtatttaaaatgtgaatattttagactatgtattttaaattttacgtaatttaactttaaatattttaaattatcataataatatgatccaataataattaaattgttataaaatatattaattgtttcATAATAAAATCGAATGGATCAAGTTATAATGTTGTGAAAGTCACAAATTCAATAGTAAGACAGTTATTTAGGGGTTACCAATAAAAGCTTGTAAGTGTTAT from Vigna unguiculata cultivar IT97K-499-35 chromosome 8, ASM411807v1, whole genome shotgun sequence encodes:
- the LOC114193357 gene encoding deSI-like protein At4g17486; the encoded protein is MKLKSKKGWKSVVPLHLKGKSSTRFSLFRKVNSGGYGPGKTPVYLNVYDLTPMNGYVYWAGLGIYHSGVEVHGVEYAFGAHDYPTSGVFEVEPRQCPGFKFRKSILIGTTALDCTQVREFMERQSANYNGDTYHLIVKNCNHFCKDICYKLTGKSIPTWVNRLARLGSICNCILPEALRISGVGHDPNYEAEDSEKRRLRSAFNCLSSISMRQKHLSTSSLFLQSPLRGCLSSSWPSWELRKSINRSLKER